In the genome of Longimicrobium terrae, the window CGCGGCTCAGCACCTTGCCATTCGCTCGGGTCGCTATGACCAACTCCCCAGAGGACTTTCACCTCCAAGCTCCAGCCCATGCCGGGCACACAACGCAGAACGGCCCCCTTCCGGAAACCGGAAGGGGGCCGTTCACGCGACGAAAAGAACGATCAGGGCGTCGTCGCCGGAGCCGGAGCGGGCGCGGTGCCCGTCGCGGGAGCGGGCGTCGTACCGGTCGCCGACGCCGGTCCGGCCGGAGCCGTCACCGGAGCGGTTCCCGCCGCGGGAGCCGGAGCCGTACCCGTTACCGGAGCGGACGCCGCGCCGGGCGCGTTTCCGGTGGCCGGTGCGCCGAGCGGAGACTGCGCGCCCGGAAGCGCGGGAGCCGGAGCGGGCGTGGTGGTGCCGCCCTTCTGCAGTTCGCGCTGCAGGATGGACGACGCGCCCTGCGGCCGCGACGACAGCATGCTGAGTGTGAGCGCCAGGGCCAGAAAGAGGCCGCCGCACCACCAGCTCATCTTGGTGAGGAGCGTGGTGGCATGCCGTCCGCCCATCAGCGAATCGGTGCCCGCGCCACCGCCCATCGCGGCCAGCCCGCCGCCCTTCCCCGACTGCAGGAGCACCACGGGGATGAGGATCAGCGCGTCGAGGATCAGCAGGATCAGCAGAAACGTGAACACGGAAGGCCCGGAAGACTGGCGAAGAAATTCTGCGAGGAAACGACGAAAGTTAGACGGAACTCGCCCGGTGTCAACCCGCCGCCCGTACGATGGCGGCAAACCCGGCCGGGTCGAGGCTCGCGCCCCCCACCAGCACGCCGTCCACGCCGGGCTGCGACATCAGTTCCGCCGCGTTTTCGGGCTTGACGCTGCCGCCGTACAGAACCGGCACCTGCCCGGCCGCGCCGGCGCCGTACACCTCTTCCAGCGTGCGCCGGACGGCCGCGTGCATGGCGGCCGCGTCCGCGGGCGTCGCTGTTACGCCGGTGCCGATGGCCCACACCGGCTCGTACGCGATCACCAGCCGCGCCAGGTGCTCCACCGGCACCGCGGCCAGAACGGGCCCGAGCTGCTCGACGACGACGGCCTCGGCCCGGTCCGCGCGGCGCTCGTCGATGGTTTCGCCGACGCAGAGGACGGGATCCAGCCCGCCCTCCAGCACGGCGACGGTCTTTCTCACCGTTTCGTCGATCGTCTCGCCGAAGACGTGGCGGCGCTCGCTGTGGCCCACCAGCACGAGTTCCGCGCCGGCGTCCGCCGCCATGGAAACGGAAAGCTCGCCCGTAAAGGCGCCGCCCGCCTCCCAGTGCACATTCTGCACGCCCAGGCGCACGTCCGGCCGCCCCTGCACCGCCTCGCGCGCCGCGGCAAACGACACCGCGGGGGGAAAGAAGACGACGCTCCGGCCGTCCGCCGGCTCCACGAGGGGCAGGAAATCGGCGAAGAAGCGGGCCGCCTGCGACGGCCCGTGGTTCATCTTCCAGTTGCCGGCCAGGATGCGCGTGCGGGTCACCGTCACTCGGCCTCCGACAGGACCGACACGCCCGGAAGCTCGCGGCCCTCCAGGAACTCCAGCGAGGCGCCGCCGCCGGTGGAAACGTGCGACATGCGCGACTCCAGCCCCATGTCCGCCACCGCCGCGGCGGAGTCGCCCCCGCCGATGATGGTGGTGGCACCGCGGTCCGTGGCGTCAGCGACGGCCTCGGCCACCCCGCGCGTGCCGGCGGCGAACTCCGCGATCTCGAACACGCCCATCGGCCCGTTCCACAACACGGTTCCGGCGGTGCCGAGCACGCGGCGGAACTCCTCCACGGTGCGCGGCCCGATGTCGAGCACCGACTGGTCCGCCTGGATTTCCTCGCGCGCCACGACGGTGGTGGTCTGCCCCGCCTCGAGCCGGGGCGCCACGACGGCATCCACCGGAATCACCAGCTTGTCCCCGGCCTGCGCCAGGAGTTCGCGCGCCATCTCCACCCGGTCGTCTTCCACCAGCGAGGTGCCCGTGGCGAGCCCCATGGAGCGGAAGAAGGTGTTGGCCATCGCCCCGCCGATCAGCAGGTGATCGGTCTTGGGAAGCAGGCTGCGGATGACGTCGATTTTTCCGGAAATCTTGCTGCCACCCAGGATGGCGACGAACGGGCGCGCCGGGGACGCCAGCGCACGGCCCAGGTACTCCAGCTCGCGGTCCATCAGAAGCCCCGCCACCGCCGGCTTGCCCTGCCCGCGCATGATCGTCGCGATCCCCGCGGTGGAGGAGTGCGCCCGGTGCGCCGCCCCGAACGCGTCGTTGACGAACACGTCACCCAGCGCGGCCAGCTGCTCCGCGAGTGGTCCGTCGTTCTTTTCCTCGCCCGGGAGGAAGCGGGTGTTCTCCAGCAGAATCACCTCGCCCGGCTGCAGCATGGAGGCGGCACCGTGGGCCTCGCGGCCCACGGTGTCTTCCACGAAGCGGACGGAGTGCCCTTCCAGCAGTTCGGCCAGGCGGGCCGCCACCGGGCGCAGCGACATCTCCGGCACCGGCTTCCCCTTGGGGCGGCCGAAATGCGCCAGCAGCACCAGCGACGCGCCGCGCTGCAGCAGCGCGTTCAGCGTGGGGAGCGTGCTGGTGATGCGGGTGTCGTCGGTGATCCGCCCATCCTCGATGGGAACGTTGTAATCGACCCGCACGACGACGCGGCGGCCCCGCAGCTCGTCGTCGCGCAGGTCGGCGATGGTGCGCTTGCGCACGCTCACAGGCGCTCGCCCATGTAGCGGGCCAGGTCCACGCAGCGGTTGCTGTAGCCCCACTCGTTGTCGTACCAGGTCACCACCTTGACCAGGCCGGCGGTGACGCTGGTGCACGGCGCGTCGATGATGGACGACGCCGGGTTGCCGATGAAGTCCACGGAAACCAGCTCCTGCTCCTCGTACGCCAGCACGCCCTTCATGCGGCCCTCGGCGGCGGCGCGGAGCGCGTCGTTCACTTCCTGCGCGGTGACGTCGCGGCCCAGCTCGGCCGTAAGGTCCACCACCGAAACGTCCGGGGTGGGAACGCGCACCGAGATGCCGTCGATGAGCCCCTTGACCTCGGGAAGCACCAGGCTGGTGGCCTTGGCGGCGCCCGTGGTGGTGGGGATCATGGAGAGCGCGGCGGCGCGGGCCCGGCGCAGGTCCTTGTGCGGCAGGTCCAGGATGTTCTGGTCGTTGGTGTAGGAGTGGATGGTGGTCATCACTCCGCGCTTGAACCCGAACTCGTCCAGCAGCACCTTGACCACGGGCGCCAGGCAGTTGGTGGTGCAGCTGGCGTTGCTGACCACGTGGTGATTGGCCGGGTCGTACTTGTCCTCGTTGACGCCCAGGACGATGGTGACGTCCTCGTTCTTGGCGGGTGCGGAGATGATGACCTTCTTGGCCCCGGCCTGCAGGTGCTTGGCGGCGTCTTCGCGGTTGGTGAAGCGGCCGGTGGACTCGATGACGATGTCCACGCCCAAGTCGCCCCAGGGGAGCGCGGCGGGATCCTTTTCGGCGAACACCCGGATCTCGTCGCCATCCACCAGCAGCGACTGTTCGCGCGCTTCCACCGTGCCGGGGTAGGCGCCGTGAACCGAGTCGTAGCGCAGCAGGTGCGCGAGCGTCTTCGTGTCGGTGAGGTCGTTGACGGCCACGAAGTCGATATCGGTGGCCCCCGCCTTCTTGGCCGCGCGAAGGACGTTACGGCCGATGCGGCCGAAGCCGTTGATGGCGACGCGAATGGGCATTGTTCCGCTCGTGAGGATCGGTGAAAAGGCATGGAGCGCCGGGCCGCGCGGGCCTCAGCGCTCCAGTTCCGGAATGACGCGCGCAAAGGTCGCGACACTCACCACGCGCGCCCCGGCCTCCAGCAGCGCCTGGGAGCAGGCCAGCGCGGTGGCGCCCGTGGTCCATACGTCGTCCACCAGGATCACGTGCTCGCCGCGCAGCTCCCCGGCACCCGCGGCGGGGGCGGTAAAAGCGCGCGCTACGTTAGCCTTGCGTTCGCCCGGATGCAAGGCCGTTTGGGTGGCGGAGGCGCGCGTGCGCACGAGCAGACCGGGCGCGGAGGCGCGCCCCGTTCGCCGCGCGAAACCATCCGCGAGCAGGACGGCCTGGTTGTAGCCGCGCTCCCGCAGCCGGGAGCGGCTGGTGGGAACGGCGACCACGAGCCGCGCCTCGTCGTCCACGTCGCGCGGCCAGGTCATGGCGGCCATGCGCGCCGACATGGGCTCCGCGGCGGCGCGCCATCCCCCGTACTTCAGGGCGTGCACCAGCGCACGCGGCTCCGTCCCCATGACGAACGCGGACCGGATGGAGCGCACGGCGGCGGGCCATTCGCCGCACGTGCGGCACTTGGGACGCGGGTCTTCCCGCGCGGGAACGGGCCCCCAGCACCGGTCGCAGCGCGGCGCGGGAAGCGGGCGGCAGCGCGTCCAGCACACGCGGCAGACGATGCGTTCGGGCTCCGTCGTGGAAACCGGCTCCCGGCAGGCCACGCAGATGGGGGCGAACACCAGGTCCAGCGCGCCGGTCCACGCACCGGAAATCAGATCGCGGATGACGTTCACGGAACAGCTTTCCGGGTCCGGGGTGGACAGCCTGAACGCCGGAAAGAAAGCCGATCCGCCGGATGTCCGGAAGCGCCGCCCGCAAACTGGTCCGCGATGTGGCGCAGACGGCGCGCACGCCGCGACGCACATCCTCCAGAAAGCGAGACGGGCCGCCGCGAATCTCGCGGCGGCCCGTCGTCATGCACTCCTGCTTCGATTCGGCGAATCATCCGGAACCCGCCATCCGCCGCAAATCAATCGTCGGTGATCAGGCGCTGCTGCAGGAGAAGCGCGGTCGCGGCGGCGGCGAGCAGCGCGCGGTCATCAGCCGGAAGCGCCGGGCTCATGCGGACGCTGCCGGGATGGGTGCGATCCACCACCGCCACGGGCACGCCGTCGCGACTCAGAAGGTAGCCCAGCGGCCATCCCGTCTCGTCGTCGCCGGGATACGCCTCGCCCGTGATCTCGTAGCGCACATCGGCGCGATGGATGGTGCCGCCGGGCATGCTTCCGTTGCGCCCGGACAGCTGCAGCTTCCACTGGCCCGCCGAGTCCGCGCCGGGGCGCAGGTCGCAATCCAGCGACATCCCCGACCCCAGTTCCACGTCCACGCTGCCGAGGGTCACGCCGCGCTCGCGATCACGGCCGTCGCATCGCGCAGTCCATCGTACGGCATGCAGCGTATCGCGGATGACGAACGAAAATTCCTGCTGGAACTCACGCTTGCCGCCCACGATGTCCAGAACGCCGCCGCGCTGCCGGGTGTCGCGGAGGTTCACGGTATCGGCGGAAAACGGACCCCACTGTACGCGGAGCGGATGGAGCAGCCCCCGGCGCGTGTGCACCCGCCAAGCGGGCGCGTCCGCCAGCTCCGCGGGAACAGGCATGAGATCCGGCTGAATGGCCGCGCATGCCGGGAGCGCGGTGAGCGCGAGAACCATCGCGGAGCGGATCAGAGGGATGGCGCGAGGCATGTGGGCCTGGTCGGGACGTGGCGTAATCCGATGATCACGATGTCATCAGAGCTTCGACACGAACGATGAGCGGAATCCACGCTTCGCGACACCGGACGAATGACCTACGCGGAGCCGGTCAGCCCTGGGGTGCGGACGTCTGCCCCTGCCACTTGATCCGCGTGTAGGCGATGCGGAATCCCTCGCGCTCAGCGTTGCGCTGCGACGCGCTCCCCGGGTGCGCGCCCATCATGGCCAGCGGGCATCCGGATTCCGCCGCGAAGCGGAGGCGAGCCTGCAGCAGCGCGTGCTGGGCGCCTCGCCTGCGCATGGCGGGAACCGTGCTGGCGCCAGCCAGCAGCGCGACCCCGTCCGCCAGGATCAGCGCACCCGCGGCGGCGGGCTGTCCATCCACCTCCGCCAGAAAGCACTCTGTTCCCGCCGCGGGCGCGCTCACCCGCCCGAAGCTCTGGATGAACTCGGCGATCCCCTCACCCTCGCTGCTCCACCCCTGTGCCGAGACCCGCGCCCACTCATCCGCTTCTTCCACGGCGATGCGGCGGACGTGCACTCCGGCCGGGATGTCCGCGGAGCGATCCGGGAGCCGTGACGGGCGGAAAAGGATGCTGGTGAACTCGATCGGCCGGTACCCGCGGCCGTTCAACTGCTCCAGCAGGCCGGGATCGGCGAGCGGGCTGACCTCGTGGAACACCTCCGCGCCGCGCTCAGCGAAGAACGCCTCCAGCCGGCGGAAATCGTCTTCGCTCACCGGGCCTGACATCCCCAGCCCGAAGGTCTGCGTCAGCGGCGAGCCTACGCCGTCGAACATCGCCCAAGTGCCGGCGACGTCGATCCACGCGGCACCGCTCTCCGGCTGCAGGCGGGCGCGGGCATCGACAAACCCCGCGTTCGCCCGCGCCTCCGCCCGTTCCAGCCGCGCGGAAAGGTCAGCATCCACCAACGGAAAGGCGGCGGATGCCGGTGTCGTGATCTGCACAGTGCTGACGGAATGCGTGATGGTGATTACCGCTGGGCTGTCGTCCCGGCGGAAGTGGCGTCTTCGATGATCAGGGCCGAAATGCGGGCCATCGGCGGGCACGAGCGCGTCTGCGGGCCCGTCACGTATGCCGCCACGGTCGCGCCCGTCTGCACGTCCACCGCGCGTGCGGCCGTCACACCGCCGCCGGAGGAGCGGCGCAGGTACTGTGTGGCGGAATTGGCGGTGCCGTTCAATCCGCACCCGCCGCCGTTGTCGCGCACCATGATGTTCAGCCCACGATCGGTCATGCGGACGGATTCCACGGTACCGCGCACGTACGGCTCACCCGCGGGGACCGCGACAGGAGCGGACGGCGTGCACGCGGTGCCGGCCAGAACCAACGCGACGGCGGCGGGAAAGCGGGCAAGAAGCGAGTTCGTCATCGGCTTCAAATGGATCGGGTGAACTGCCTGTCGTGCCCGCGCCCGAAAATGGGCGCGGGTCAGCGTTGCGGCATCGGTCATTAGACCCGGATCGCCGCAAAATGTTTTCGGCCATCCACATCGGACCCATGCGGAGATGCGGGGCGTGGAGATGCCGAGGGGGAGACTTACGAGGCGGGAAGAGAGAGGGCGGCGCGCATTTCATCCAGCGGCGCATCCATCTGAAACCAGCGGCGAAAGGCGGCCGCGCCCTGGCGGACCAGCATCTCGCTTCCGTCCGCGGCCGGGACGCCGTGCGCCCGCATCTCGCGCGTCCACGCGGTTTCCCCCGGCGCGTAGACCATGTCCAGCGCCGCACCGATCCACCCCTCCGCCTCCGCGGGGTCCAGCGCCGGCGCGTCTCCGGCCTTGAGCCCCAGCGACGTGCTGTTGATGGCCAGATCGAAGCGGTCGCCACGCAGTTCCTGTGCGGAGGCGGCCACGTCGATCCGCAGCCCGGGGGCGCGGAACCGGTCCGCCAGCGCACGCGCGCGATCCAGCGTGCGGTTGGCGATGGCGATGCGCGACACGCCCGCGTCTGCCAGCGCGCACACCGCCGCGCTCGCCGCGCCGCCGGCCCCCAGCAGGAGCACGGACGCGCCCGCCGGCTCGCCGCCCAGGAGCGACTGCACCGCGCCGCGCGCGCCGTCCACGTCGGTGTTGTCGCCGTGCACGCGCCCGTCCACCGCCCAGTAGCAGTTGCAGGCGCCGGTGCGGGTGACGGCGGGAGAGGGGAGGTCCACCGCGGACGCGGCCACCGCCTTGTGGGGAACGGTGACGTTGCCGCCGCCGCCCGCCAGCGCGATTCCGCGCATGAGCCCGGCGACCTGCGCCGGGGCGCAGCGGAGCGCCACGTACACGGCATCCAGCCCCAGGTGGCGGAACGCGGCGTTCTGAAAGACGGGAGAAAGCGAGTGGGCGACGGGGTCGCCCAGGATCGCGAAGAGGCGGGTGGCGGCGGTGGTCACGGATGCAGAATGGGCGCGAGCCGGTCCAGCACCTGGTCGATCAGCGCGCTCAATTCGTCAAACGTCTGCTGGTACAGCTCTTCCGGGCCGCCGTACGGATCCGGAACGGCGTGCCCCAGCCCCTCGCCGCCCGCAGCGAAGTCGCCCAGCGTGGCGGCCTTTTCCCCCGCGCCTACGCGGTCCACCACCACCAGGTGCGACGGGCTCATCGCCAGGATCAGGTCCGCCCACTCGGCCAGCCCGGGGGTCAGCGGCTGGCTGCGGTGGCCGGAAAGGTCAATCCCGGCGCGGGCGGCCACGGTCACCCCCTCGGGAGAGGCGGCCCCGCCCGGCGCGGCGGACACGCCCGCGGACTGCACGCGCACATGCCGCCATCCGCGCGCGGCCACGGCCTGGCGGGCGATGCCCTCCGCCAGCGGCGAGCGGCAGGTGTTGCCGGTGCAGAGAAACAGGAGATTGAACGTGGTGGTCCGCGGCGTGGACCTCGTGGCCTGTTCGGACATCTCCGGTCCCGGGTTGCGGGCGGGGGTCAGGTCTGACATGGGCTCCGGTGTGGCTGTCGCCCGGTTCGTGGTGCACCGGCAAGGCGAGCGGCGCAATCTACAGACTGCGCCGCCGATCGTCCAACCAGTACGCAAGCCGTCAGCCGCGGTCCAGTTCCGCCGCGATCGCCTCCGCCACCGCCACGTCCTCCGGGCGCGTCACCTTCAGATTTCGCGGCGAGCCCATGACCACCCGCACCGGCCCGGCGTAGCGCTCGAACAGCGCCGCGTCGTCCGTGGCGGCGAATCCGTCCGCCGCGGCACGATCATAGGCGTGGAGGATGGCGGCGCACGGAAAGCCCTGCGGCGTCTGCGCCTGCCAGAGCCGCGCGCGGTCCGGCGTGCCGGTGATGGCGCCGGATTCATCCACCTGCTTGATGGTATCCGTCACCGGCACCGCCGCGATCGCGCCGCCCTCCGCCTCCAGCACGCGGTCGATGGTGTCGCGGTCGATGAACGGGCGCGCACCGTCGTGGATCAGCACCCGGTCACAATCCGCCACGAGCGCGAGTCCCGCGCGGACGGAATCGCCCCGCTCCGCCCCGCCCGCGGCGAGGACGATTCCCATCCCCTGCAGCCACGCCGGAGGCGGTTCCACGTCTTCCGCGGGGAGCACGACGACGACGCGTTCGATGCGCGGATGGCGGAGAAAAGGAAGGATGGCGCGCAGCAGCACCGGCTGCCCGCCGATGGACAGGTATTGCTTGCGCACCGGCCCGCCGAAGCGACGGCCGCTGCCGCCGGCGACGATGACGGCGGCAACGCGGGGGATGTCAGGCGAAGATGTGGTCGACAAGGGCGCGGATGTCTTCGGCGGGGACGGCGCGGATGCCGGCGGGAACGCTCTGCGGCACGGCGCGGGGAGACAGGTAGGCGGTGCGGAAGCCCATTCGCGCGGCTTCGGCCAGGCGGCGCTCCATCTGACTCACCGCGCGCACCTCGCCGCCCAGTCCCAGTTCGCCGATGATGACGACGTCGGCCGGCACGGCGCGGTCGAACACGCTGGAGGCGAGCGCCACGGCGACAGCGGCGTCCCCCGCGGTTTCCGCCAGCCGCAGCCCGCCCACGACGTTCAGGAACACGTCCAGCTGGCCGAAGGGAAGGCCGGCTCGCTTTTCCAGCACGGCGAGAAGGAGGGCGAGCCGCTTGGGATCCATCCCCGAACTGACGCGCTGCGGGGCACCATACGCGGCCTTTGCCGCCAGCGCCTGCACTTCTACCAGGAGCGGGCGCGTACCCTCCATCGTCGCCACCACGGCGGAGCCGGGGACCGCGTCGGAGCGCTCGCCCAGGAACAGTTCGCTGGGATTGGCGACCGGGGCCAGCCCGCCCGCCGTCATCCGGAAGACACCGATCTCGTCCACGCCGCCGAAGCGGTTCTTGGTGGCGCGCAGAACGCGGTGGTCCAGCCCGCCCGCGGCCTCGAAGTAGAGCACCGTATCCACGATGTGCTCCAGCGTCTTGGGACCCGCGATGCCGCCGCCCTTGGTGACGTGGCCCACCAGGAACACGGCCGTTCCCGTCTGCTTGGCAAAGCGCTGGAGACGCGCGGCGCACTCGCGCACCTGGCCCACGTTGCCCGGCGCGCCTTCCAGTTCCGGCGTGTAGACGGTCTGGATGGAGTCCACCAGCAGCACTCGCGGGTTCACTTCCGCCGCGCGCAGGAGGAGAGTATCCAGTTCCGTTTCCGCCAGCAGCGTCACGGCGCCGGCGGGCTCGTCCATGCGGTCGGCGCGCAGCTTTACCTGATGCGCGGATTCTTCGCCGGAGACGTACAGCGTGCTGCGGCCGGAGCCTTCCAGCCGCGCGGCCACCTGCAGCAGAATCGTCGATTTGCCGATTCCGGGCTCGCCGCCCACCAGCACCACCGAGCCGGGGACGATGCCGCCGCCCAGGACGAAGTCGAACTCGGCCAGCCCCGTGGGCCAGCGCTGTCCCTCCGCGCCCTGCACGTCGCGCAGCCGCACGGGCGCGGGCGAGTTTGAGGCGGCCAGACGCAGGGACGATATCGACGACGCGGACGCCTTGGCCCGGCGCGGCGCGGCGGGCTCTTCCACCAGCGAATTCCACTCGCGGCAGGCGGGGCACTGGCCCTGCCACTTGGGCGTCTCGTTGCCGCATTCGCGGCAGAAGAACGCAGTCTTTGTCTTGGCCATTCGCCCTGTCTGCTCCGGAAACGGGTCCGGAGATCCGTACACCACGGACACCGAATCGTGCGCTGCTCGCCCGTCGCGATCAGCGGATGAACGGAATGGAATCACACAGAGTCAACGGAGTCAACAGAGAAGACCTCCGTTGACTCTGTTGACTCTGTGTGAACCCTGTCTTTTCCAGACTGGCCCGCGCTCGGCACTCCGGCGGACCGTCCCCGGCCAGAGGAGATTCAAAGTCCGGGGTCAGGCGGAATGGAAGGTGGATCAGCCAGTGCGCGGACACGAACCGTTCGAGCAGGTCGAACGCCGCCCGGGCATCCCCCTCCGCGTGCCGCACCCACGTCGGCGGCCGGCCGGGCATGGAGTGATGCGCGAAACGGATGCGCTCTCCCTCCAGATCGATCCGCAGCACGTCGTGATCGGGATCCCACTCGGCGACGTTCGCGATCAGGAGCGCGTGCATCGACGCCGACGCGAAGAGCCGCCCCTCGTACCGCGCCGCGATGAGCCGGACGAGGGCGGCCATCTCGGCGAAGTGGTGCGGGCCGGGGCGGATGGCGAGGAACAGCGCCTCCACCTCCGCCCACGGCCGCGCCTGGATGCGGTACATCCCGGCCGCCCAGCTCAGTACTCCGGCGGACCGTCCGAGCGGCCGGAGTAGCTTTCGAAGCGGGTGAACTCCTTGAGGAACATCAGGTTCACGGTGCCGGTGGCGCCGTTTCGCTGCTTGCCGATGATGAGCTCGGCGCGCCCCTCCAGGCTGTTCCCCTCCTTGTCCGTGGGCCCGAAGTAATACTCCGGGCGGAAAAGGAACATGATGACGTCCGCGTCCTGTTCGATGGCGCCGGAGTTGTGGCTCACGATGCCGTCGGCCAACCAGCACGACGGGCCGGGAACGGTGAGGTCGAACACTTCTTCCTCGCCTTCGGGCACCACGCTCACAACACGGTCCCAGAACAGGTCGCTCTCCGCCCAGGCGTGCAGTTGCTCGTCATCCAGCAACGTCGCGTATTCCGCCACAACCGCGCGGGACGGGGCGAAGCGGAAATGCGACGTGCCGCCGTACGACGTGCCCCGCGCGGAAGCCATCGCGCGCTGCGACATCCCCCGCTCCGCCATTCGCTCCTTCACCCGGCCGAACACCTCCCGCGGGAGCGTGTCGACATTGGTGTTTTCCTCCGTGGCCGCCAGCCGCTCCGCGAGGCGAGCCACCGGTTCCGCCCGCGGCCCGAATCCGCCGACAGTCTCCAGAAACCGTCGCTGATCAACGGCGCCGGAGACATAGACGTTGTACATCGGGCGCCCACTCGGCTGCGCGACTTCGCGAATCCGCCCCACGATTCCCAGGCGCAGCAGCAGCGCGGCCACGTCATCAGCAAGCAGTCGGCTGCACGTGGCAAAGAACACGCTGGACGATCCGCGCGCGCCGGACGTGCGGACGTGCACGCTTCCATCCGTCGCCCACAGATGTCGGAGAAGGAGCGCGACCTGCCGGCTGCTGAAGCGGAACACGTCCGCAGGCAGGTACTTCTGGTGAGACCGATGGTTGAAGATCCCCAGTTCGCGCAACCAGCGGTTCACCCCCGCCGGATGCCAGCGGTTTCCGTTGCCGCTGATGACGAGCTGGTGCCAGTTGCCGCGCCCGGCATGCCGGTTGACCGTCGCGCCGAACTCCGCCTCCGCCGCGCGAGCCACGTACGCGCTGTTCTCCTCCGACGCGGTGGTATAGCGGAGCGGCTGGCCGCTCAGGTAACTGCCGTCGCCTACCAGATGGCCCAGCAGACCCACGCGCGAGTCCGGCCACACAACCGGGTCCGAAGGCTCCGGAAGCTGACGGGCGAGCGCGAGGCGGTCGCCGGAGGCGAGGTCGCGCACATGCACCCATCCGGCCGGTCCGCGCAGACGGTGCTCCGCCGTGGCGCGGATGCGCCGGCCGCTGGCGAGCTGGACCGTGAACACCGGCTTGGGGCCCTTGCTCCACACCAGGTCCGTCGCGGCGCGGTGCAGCTTTCCATCTTCCGACACCGCGATCACTTCCGGCGTCGTCCCCACCAGGTCGCGGATGGGGACGCGGCGCCCGTCCGCCAGCACCACGCGCGTGTCGCCCGTGACGCATTCTCGAAGGTCGCTCATCATGGGGCGCTTGTCGGGGCGCGACTCCACGGCGCGGGACAGCTGCGAAAGCGCCACCACGGGAACGTCGAGTTCCTTCGCGAGCGCCTTGAGCCCGCGGGAAATCTCCGACACTTCCTGCTGGCGGTTTTCGGTCTTGTTGCCCTTGCCGCCCACCATCAGTTGCAGGTAGTCGACGATGATCATCGACAGGTCTGGGCGGTCCGCCTTGAGCCGCCGGGCCTTGGCGCGCATTTCCAGCACCGAGATGCCGGCCGTGTCGTCGATGTAGATGGGCGCGGTGTTCAGGTGCCCCGCCGCGGTGGCCAGGCGCGCGTACTCGTCGTCGCCCAGGCGGCCGCGGCGCAGACGGCCGGCGTCCACGCGGGCCTCGGCGCAGAGCACGCGCTGCACCAGCGACTCCTTGCTCATTTCCAGCGAAAAGAACGCGACCGCCTTCTGGGCCGAAATCGCCGCGTGCTGCGCGATATTAAGCGTGAACGCCGTTTTTCCCATTGACGGCCTGGCCGCGACGATGATGAGGTCGCTGGGCTGAAAGCCGGCGGTCATCTCGTCCAGGTCGGCGAAGCCGGTGGGAATGCCGGTGACGGACGAGTTGTTGTTCTGCAGCGCCTCGATCTTTTCAAACGTGGGCCACAGGATCTCCTTGATCCAGACGAAGCCCTTGCGGTCGTTGGTCTGCGCGACCTCAAAGATCTTCTGCTCCGCCTGGTCCAGCAGGGTGTCGACCTCGCCGGGATTGTCGTACGTGTCCTGAATGATGGTGGTGGCCGCCTCGATCAGGCGGCGCAGCAGCGCCTTTTCGCGAACGATGCGGGCGTGGTACTCGATGTTGGCCGCCGTGGGCACCGCGTCCATCGCCGAGGCGATGAACTGCAGGCCGCCCACCGACTCCAGGTCGCCGTGGTTGCGCAGGTCCTCCGC includes:
- the tpiA gene encoding triose-phosphate isomerase gives rise to the protein MTVTRTRILAGNWKMNHGPSQAARFFADFLPLVEPADGRSVVFFPPAVSFAAAREAVQGRPDVRLGVQNVHWEAGGAFTGELSVSMAADAGAELVLVGHSERRHVFGETIDETVRKTVAVLEGGLDPVLCVGETIDERRADRAEAVVVEQLGPVLAAVPVEHLARLVIAYEPVWAIGTGVTATPADAAAMHAAVRRTLEEVYGAGAAGQVPVLYGGSVKPENAAELMSQPGVDGVLVGGASLDPAGFAAIVRAAG
- a CDS encoding phosphoglycerate kinase, whose product is MRKRTIADLRDDELRGRRVVVRVDYNVPIEDGRITDDTRITSTLPTLNALLQRGASLVLLAHFGRPKGKPVPEMSLRPVAARLAELLEGHSVRFVEDTVGREAHGAASMLQPGEVILLENTRFLPGEEKNDGPLAEQLAALGDVFVNDAFGAAHRAHSSTAGIATIMRGQGKPAVAGLLMDRELEYLGRALASPARPFVAILGGSKISGKIDVIRSLLPKTDHLLIGGAMANTFFRSMGLATGTSLVEDDRVEMARELLAQAGDKLVIPVDAVVAPRLEAGQTTTVVAREEIQADQSVLDIGPRTVEEFRRVLGTAGTVLWNGPMGVFEIAEFAAGTRGVAEAVADATDRGATTIIGGGDSAAAVADMGLESRMSHVSTGGGASLEFLEGRELPGVSVLSEAE
- a CDS encoding low molecular weight protein arginine phosphatase gives rise to the protein MSDLTPARNPGPEMSEQATRSTPRTTTFNLLFLCTGNTCRSPLAEGIARQAVAARGWRHVRVQSAGVSAAPGGAASPEGVTVAARAGIDLSGHRSQPLTPGLAEWADLILAMSPSHLVVVDRVGAGEKAATLGDFAAGGEGLGHAVPDPYGGPEELYQQTFDELSALIDQVLDRLAPILHP
- the aroE gene encoding shikimate dehydrogenase, with the translated sequence MTTAATRLFAILGDPVAHSLSPVFQNAAFRHLGLDAVYVALRCAPAQVAGLMRGIALAGGGGNVTVPHKAVAASAVDLPSPAVTRTGACNCYWAVDGRVHGDNTDVDGARGAVQSLLGGEPAGASVLLLGAGGAASAAVCALADAGVSRIAIANRTLDRARALADRFRAPGLRIDVAASAQELRGDRFDLAINSTSLGLKAGDAPALDPAEAEGWIGAALDMVYAPGETAWTREMRAHGVPAADGSEMLVRQGAAAFRRWFQMDAPLDEMRAALSLPAS
- the secG gene encoding preprotein translocase subunit SecG, whose amino-acid sequence is MFTFLLILLILDALILIPVVLLQSGKGGGLAAMGGGAGTDSLMGGRHATTLLTKMSWWCGGLFLALALTLSMLSSRPQGASSILQRELQKGGTTTPAPAPALPGAQSPLGAPATGNAPGAASAPVTGTAPAPAAGTAPVTAPAGPASATGTTPAPATGTAPAPAPATTP
- the gap gene encoding type I glyceraldehyde-3-phosphate dehydrogenase; the encoded protein is MPIRVAINGFGRIGRNVLRAAKKAGATDIDFVAVNDLTDTKTLAHLLRYDSVHGAYPGTVEAREQSLLVDGDEIRVFAEKDPAALPWGDLGVDIVIESTGRFTNREDAAKHLQAGAKKVIISAPAKNEDVTIVLGVNEDKYDPANHHVVSNASCTTNCLAPVVKVLLDEFGFKRGVMTTIHSYTNDQNILDLPHKDLRRARAAALSMIPTTTGAAKATSLVLPEVKGLIDGISVRVPTPDVSVVDLTAELGRDVTAQEVNDALRAAAEGRMKGVLAYEEQELVSVDFIGNPASSIIDAPCTSVTAGLVKVVTWYDNEWGYSNRCVDLARYMGERL
- a CDS encoding phosphoribosyltransferase family protein → MNVIRDLISGAWTGALDLVFAPICVACREPVSTTEPERIVCRVCWTRCRPLPAPRCDRCWGPVPAREDPRPKCRTCGEWPAAVRSIRSAFVMGTEPRALVHALKYGGWRAAAEPMSARMAAMTWPRDVDDEARLVVAVPTSRSRLRERGYNQAVLLADGFARRTGRASAPGLLVRTRASATQTALHPGERKANVARAFTAPAAGAGELRGEHVILVDDVWTTGATALACSQALLEAGARVVSVATFARVIPELER